Proteins encoded together in one Impatiens glandulifera chromosome 1, dImpGla2.1, whole genome shotgun sequence window:
- the LOC124919424 gene encoding uncharacterized protein LOC124919424, which yields MGSLVGGWDSRPLSDPRTVKLQKNKSMTKEQIGDYWRLKKKTEKSGPVEMLKAEEVVVLKRSASLPPESSENINKNLQGDQIQRKTGWWRRSNLAFLNEPTSSSNDYNSA from the exons ATGGGTTCTCTAGTGGGTGGATGGGATTCTCGACCTCTCTCTGATCCTAGAACAG TGAAGTTGCAAAAGAACAAATCAATGACAAAAGAACAGATAGGAGATTACTGGAGGTTGAAAAAGAAAACCGAGAAAAGTGGACCGGTTGAGATGTTGAAGGCGGAGGAAGTGGTGGTGCTGAAAAGATCAGCCTCTCTTCCGCCGGAATCATCAGAAAATATCAACAAGAACTTGCAGGGAGATCAAATCCAAAGGAAAACTGGATG gtggaggaggagcAACTTAGCCTTTCTGAATGAACCAACATCATCATCCAATGATTATAATAGTGCTTGA